A section of the Sphaerodactylus townsendi isolate TG3544 linkage group LG11, MPM_Stown_v2.3, whole genome shotgun sequence genome encodes:
- the CCDC13 gene encoding coiled-coil domain-containing protein 13 isoform X2, with the protein MESDEQVNENLKMQLKTLQEQQQKRLQILLEKKKEKQQNLTKGQTDGPKDIFGVPDDLALSTLDCHVPKEDFGKRLLEDEIEQLHQQLRETVDENGRLYRLLKERDFEIKQLQKKIEEERLALMGTGGLPGDVAASKIVQLAKQNRHLTAEAEKGKTKVKQLNNRIKELEKELHLSKATVQSLGGKGGQPVLKTAEGPLSPEVKTLQDKLSAANLKVSEYRNQLQTMKQELKVVQKLLGSEVGEEVSVQNLMSNPGSWRGRAQQILVLQGKVRELENQLGRSKSSPSLSYGDQDACVLTEPGRKFDQRNLQRIRSLEREKKEALEKLTSEYSTLQRDHEEVKRKLEASKARNQVLSSEVKTLKEQISTLLDKGKHDDELIDALMSQQKEMQIILKNLSQQEERNKECRQSLGQQLNVQGQKQSCIIEQLKQTLAEREARVRELEEKVGQLPLQHLHRREEGRSDSASSLSAESLEEEHRTSASRKEDHIGRNTSVRIVSHMGHTLVDSAATSSSATVSPVRPLELDNSDVKAMTVQITEYRALCQAAEAERDRLVEMVGVLQKRVDESCTKVWEAEKKLQEQQRKTVALEQQLETLKTDAGKHSRAPKPPSKGKAGQPSGSTRLSWSTNEKQDPLPAELSEVPPESQIEDLSTRLTVQLDENAGLKAALENLRKIKEEDFRAYQETMGQIKEIFLQALRQHKQEKS; encoded by the exons atgGAGTcggatgaacaagtgaatgaaaatttaaaaatgcagctaaagactcttcaggagcagcagcagaaacggttgcaaattttattggagaaaaagaaagaaaagcagcagaaTCTGACCAAGGGCCAGACGGATGGCCCAAAGGACATCTTTGGAGTCCCAGACGACCTCGCGTTATCTACGCTGGACTGTCACGTGCCAAAGGAGGACTTTGGGAAAAG ATTGCTCGAGGATGAAATTGAACAGTTGCATCAGCAGCTCCGGGAGACCGTGGATGAAAATGGCCGGTTGTACAGGCTGCTGAAAGAGCGAGACTTTGAAATCAAACAGCTGCAGAAGAAAATAGAGGAGGAAAGGCTGGCATTGATGG GAACGGGCGGCTTGCCAGGAGACGTCGCTGCCAGTAAAATCGTCCAGTTGGCCAAACAGAACCGTCATCTGACTGCTGAGGCCGAAAAGGGGAAGACTAAAGTGAAGCAGCTGAACAACCGGATCAAAGAGCTGGAGAAGGAA TTGCATCTGTCAAAGGCCACGGTCCAGTCGCTCGGAGGCAAAGGTGGCCAACCTGTGCTTAAAACAGCAGAAGGGCCCTTG AGCCCAGAGGTGAAGACCTTGCAAGACAAATTATCAGCAGCCAACTTGAAAGTATCCGAATATCGCAACCAGCTCCAGACCATGAAACAAGAACTCAAAGTGGTGCAGAAG CTTTTAGGAAGTGAAGTTGGAGAAGAAGTCAGCGTTCAGAACCTGATGTCCAACCCCGGCAGCTGGCGTGGGCGAGCCCAGCAGATTCTAGTCTTGCAAGGCAAA GTCAGGGAGCTAGAGAACCAGCTGGGCCGGAGCAAAAGCAGCCCGTCCTTGAGCTATGGAGACCAAGACGCTTGCGTTCTCACTGAACCGGGGAGGAAATTTGACCAGAGGAACCTGCAACGGATTCGGAGcttggagagagaaaagaaagaagccctggag AAACTGACCAGTGAATACAGCACCCTCCAGAGGGATCACGAGGAGGTGAAGAGGAAGCTGGAGGCTTCCAAAGCGAGGAACCAGGTGCTGTCCAGCGAAGTGAAAACCCTGAAGGAGCAGATCTCAACCTTGCTGGACAAAGGGAAGCACGATGACGAATTGATCGACGCTCTGATG agCCAGCAAAAGGAAATGCAAATCATCTTGAAGAATCTGAgccagcaggaagagaggaacaAGGAATGCCGCCAGAGCCTGGGGCAACAGCTGAATGTCCAGGGGCAGAAACAGAGCTGCATCATCGAGCAGCTAAAGCAGACGTTGGCCGAGCGAGAAGCTCGGGTGAGAGAGCTGGAAGAGAAGGTCGGGCAGCTCCCGTTGCAG CATCTCCATCGACGGGAGGAAGGCAGATCAGATTCCGCTTCTTCGCTGTCTGCAGAATCTTTGGAAGAGGAGCACCGAACGTCAGCGTCCAGGAAGGAAGATCACATTGGAAGGAACACCTCTGTGAG AATCGTGTCTCACATGGGGCACACCCTGGTGGATTCTGCTGCAACTTCGTCTTCGGCCACTGTCTCTCCTGTCAG GCCTCTTGAGCTTGATAACTCAGACGTGAAAGCCATGACAGTCCAAATCACGGAGTACAGAGCTCTCTGTCAAGCTGCCGAAGCGGAGCGGGACAGGCTGGTCGAAATGGTGGGCGTCCTGCAGAAGAG GGTGGATGAAAGCTGCACGAAGGTCTGGGAGGCCGAGAAGAAGCTTCAAGAGCAGCAGCGCAAGACCGTCGCTCTCGAGCAGCAGCTGGAGACGCTGAAAACGGACGCTGGGAAGCACAGCAGGGCCCCAAAGCCCCCCTCCAAGGGCAAAGCAG GTCAGCCCTCAGGCAGCACCAGACTCAGCTGGAGTACGAATGAGAAGCAAGATCCTCTACCTGCTGAACTCTCGGAAGTCCCACCGGAGTCCCAAATAGAAGACCTGTCCACAAG ACTCACAGTCCAACTGGACGAGAACGCTGGCTTGAAGGCTGCCTTGGAGAACCTGAGGAAGATCAAAGAGGAGGACTTCCGGGCGTACCAGGAGACCATGGGCCAGATCAAAGAGATCTTCCTCCAGGCCCTCCGGCAGCACAAGCAGGAGAAGAGTTAA
- the CCDC13 gene encoding coiled-coil domain-containing protein 13 isoform X3 — translation MESDEQVNENLKMQLKTLQEQQQKRLQILLEKKKEKQQNLTKGQTDGPKDIFGVPDDLALSTLDCHVPKEDFGKRLLEDEIEQLHQQLRETVDENGRLYRLLKERDFEIKQLQKKIEEERLALMGTGGLPGDVAASKIVQLAKQNRHLTAEAEKGKTKVKQLNNRIKELEKELHLSKATVQSLGGKGGQPVLKTAEGPLLLGSEVGEEVSVQNLMSNPGSWRGRAQQILVLQGKVRELENQLGRSKSSPSLSYGDQDACVLTEPGRKFDQRNLQRIRSLEREKKEALEKLTSEYSTLQRDHEEVKRKLEASKARNQVLSSEVKTLKEQISTLLDKGKHDDELIDALMSQQKEMQIILKNLSQQEERNKECRQSLGQQLNVQGQKQSCIIEQLKQTLAEREARVRELEEKVGQLPLQHHLHRREEGRSDSASSLSAESLEEEHRTSASRKEDHIGRNTSVRIVSHMGHTLVDSAATSSSATVSPVRPLELDNSDVKAMTVQITEYRALCQAAEAERDRLVEMVGVLQKRVDESCTKVWEAEKKLQEQQRKTVALEQQLETLKTDAGKHSRAPKPPSKGKAGQPSGSTRLSWSTNEKQDPLPAELSEVPPESQIEDLSTRLTVQLDENAGLKAALENLRKIKEEDFRAYQETMGQIKEIFLQALRQHKQEKS, via the exons atgGAGTcggatgaacaagtgaatgaaaatttaaaaatgcagctaaagactcttcaggagcagcagcagaaacggttgcaaattttattggagaaaaagaaagaaaagcagcagaaTCTGACCAAGGGCCAGACGGATGGCCCAAAGGACATCTTTGGAGTCCCAGACGACCTCGCGTTATCTACGCTGGACTGTCACGTGCCAAAGGAGGACTTTGGGAAAAG ATTGCTCGAGGATGAAATTGAACAGTTGCATCAGCAGCTCCGGGAGACCGTGGATGAAAATGGCCGGTTGTACAGGCTGCTGAAAGAGCGAGACTTTGAAATCAAACAGCTGCAGAAGAAAATAGAGGAGGAAAGGCTGGCATTGATGG GAACGGGCGGCTTGCCAGGAGACGTCGCTGCCAGTAAAATCGTCCAGTTGGCCAAACAGAACCGTCATCTGACTGCTGAGGCCGAAAAGGGGAAGACTAAAGTGAAGCAGCTGAACAACCGGATCAAAGAGCTGGAGAAGGAA TTGCATCTGTCAAAGGCCACGGTCCAGTCGCTCGGAGGCAAAGGTGGCCAACCTGTGCTTAAAACAGCAGAAGGGCCCTTG CTTTTAGGAAGTGAAGTTGGAGAAGAAGTCAGCGTTCAGAACCTGATGTCCAACCCCGGCAGCTGGCGTGGGCGAGCCCAGCAGATTCTAGTCTTGCAAGGCAAA GTCAGGGAGCTAGAGAACCAGCTGGGCCGGAGCAAAAGCAGCCCGTCCTTGAGCTATGGAGACCAAGACGCTTGCGTTCTCACTGAACCGGGGAGGAAATTTGACCAGAGGAACCTGCAACGGATTCGGAGcttggagagagaaaagaaagaagccctggag AAACTGACCAGTGAATACAGCACCCTCCAGAGGGATCACGAGGAGGTGAAGAGGAAGCTGGAGGCTTCCAAAGCGAGGAACCAGGTGCTGTCCAGCGAAGTGAAAACCCTGAAGGAGCAGATCTCAACCTTGCTGGACAAAGGGAAGCACGATGACGAATTGATCGACGCTCTGATG agCCAGCAAAAGGAAATGCAAATCATCTTGAAGAATCTGAgccagcaggaagagaggaacaAGGAATGCCGCCAGAGCCTGGGGCAACAGCTGAATGTCCAGGGGCAGAAACAGAGCTGCATCATCGAGCAGCTAAAGCAGACGTTGGCCGAGCGAGAAGCTCGGGTGAGAGAGCTGGAAGAGAAGGTCGGGCAGCTCCCGTTGCAG CATCATCTCCATCGACGGGAGGAAGGCAGATCAGATTCCGCTTCTTCGCTGTCTGCAGAATCTTTGGAAGAGGAGCACCGAACGTCAGCGTCCAGGAAGGAAGATCACATTGGAAGGAACACCTCTGTGAG AATCGTGTCTCACATGGGGCACACCCTGGTGGATTCTGCTGCAACTTCGTCTTCGGCCACTGTCTCTCCTGTCAG GCCTCTTGAGCTTGATAACTCAGACGTGAAAGCCATGACAGTCCAAATCACGGAGTACAGAGCTCTCTGTCAAGCTGCCGAAGCGGAGCGGGACAGGCTGGTCGAAATGGTGGGCGTCCTGCAGAAGAG GGTGGATGAAAGCTGCACGAAGGTCTGGGAGGCCGAGAAGAAGCTTCAAGAGCAGCAGCGCAAGACCGTCGCTCTCGAGCAGCAGCTGGAGACGCTGAAAACGGACGCTGGGAAGCACAGCAGGGCCCCAAAGCCCCCCTCCAAGGGCAAAGCAG GTCAGCCCTCAGGCAGCACCAGACTCAGCTGGAGTACGAATGAGAAGCAAGATCCTCTACCTGCTGAACTCTCGGAAGTCCCACCGGAGTCCCAAATAGAAGACCTGTCCACAAG ACTCACAGTCCAACTGGACGAGAACGCTGGCTTGAAGGCTGCCTTGGAGAACCTGAGGAAGATCAAAGAGGAGGACTTCCGGGCGTACCAGGAGACCATGGGCCAGATCAAAGAGATCTTCCTCCAGGCCCTCCGGCAGCACAAGCAGGAGAAGAGTTAA
- the CCDC13 gene encoding coiled-coil domain-containing protein 13 isoform X1 — protein sequence MESDEQVNENLKMQLKTLQEQQQKRLQILLEKKKEKQQNLTKGQTDGPKDIFGVPDDLALSTLDCHVPKEDFGKRLLEDEIEQLHQQLRETVDENGRLYRLLKERDFEIKQLQKKIEEERLALMGTGGLPGDVAASKIVQLAKQNRHLTAEAEKGKTKVKQLNNRIKELEKELHLSKATVQSLGGKGGQPVLKTAEGPLSPEVKTLQDKLSAANLKVSEYRNQLQTMKQELKVVQKLLGSEVGEEVSVQNLMSNPGSWRGRAQQILVLQGKVRELENQLGRSKSSPSLSYGDQDACVLTEPGRKFDQRNLQRIRSLEREKKEALEKLTSEYSTLQRDHEEVKRKLEASKARNQVLSSEVKTLKEQISTLLDKGKHDDELIDALMSQQKEMQIILKNLSQQEERNKECRQSLGQQLNVQGQKQSCIIEQLKQTLAEREARVRELEEKVGQLPLQHHLHRREEGRSDSASSLSAESLEEEHRTSASRKEDHIGRNTSVRIVSHMGHTLVDSAATSSSATVSPVRPLELDNSDVKAMTVQITEYRALCQAAEAERDRLVEMVGVLQKRVDESCTKVWEAEKKLQEQQRKTVALEQQLETLKTDAGKHSRAPKPPSKGKAGQPSGSTRLSWSTNEKQDPLPAELSEVPPESQIEDLSTRLTVQLDENAGLKAALENLRKIKEEDFRAYQETMGQIKEIFLQALRQHKQEKS from the exons atgGAGTcggatgaacaagtgaatgaaaatttaaaaatgcagctaaagactcttcaggagcagcagcagaaacggttgcaaattttattggagaaaaagaaagaaaagcagcagaaTCTGACCAAGGGCCAGACGGATGGCCCAAAGGACATCTTTGGAGTCCCAGACGACCTCGCGTTATCTACGCTGGACTGTCACGTGCCAAAGGAGGACTTTGGGAAAAG ATTGCTCGAGGATGAAATTGAACAGTTGCATCAGCAGCTCCGGGAGACCGTGGATGAAAATGGCCGGTTGTACAGGCTGCTGAAAGAGCGAGACTTTGAAATCAAACAGCTGCAGAAGAAAATAGAGGAGGAAAGGCTGGCATTGATGG GAACGGGCGGCTTGCCAGGAGACGTCGCTGCCAGTAAAATCGTCCAGTTGGCCAAACAGAACCGTCATCTGACTGCTGAGGCCGAAAAGGGGAAGACTAAAGTGAAGCAGCTGAACAACCGGATCAAAGAGCTGGAGAAGGAA TTGCATCTGTCAAAGGCCACGGTCCAGTCGCTCGGAGGCAAAGGTGGCCAACCTGTGCTTAAAACAGCAGAAGGGCCCTTG AGCCCAGAGGTGAAGACCTTGCAAGACAAATTATCAGCAGCCAACTTGAAAGTATCCGAATATCGCAACCAGCTCCAGACCATGAAACAAGAACTCAAAGTGGTGCAGAAG CTTTTAGGAAGTGAAGTTGGAGAAGAAGTCAGCGTTCAGAACCTGATGTCCAACCCCGGCAGCTGGCGTGGGCGAGCCCAGCAGATTCTAGTCTTGCAAGGCAAA GTCAGGGAGCTAGAGAACCAGCTGGGCCGGAGCAAAAGCAGCCCGTCCTTGAGCTATGGAGACCAAGACGCTTGCGTTCTCACTGAACCGGGGAGGAAATTTGACCAGAGGAACCTGCAACGGATTCGGAGcttggagagagaaaagaaagaagccctggag AAACTGACCAGTGAATACAGCACCCTCCAGAGGGATCACGAGGAGGTGAAGAGGAAGCTGGAGGCTTCCAAAGCGAGGAACCAGGTGCTGTCCAGCGAAGTGAAAACCCTGAAGGAGCAGATCTCAACCTTGCTGGACAAAGGGAAGCACGATGACGAATTGATCGACGCTCTGATG agCCAGCAAAAGGAAATGCAAATCATCTTGAAGAATCTGAgccagcaggaagagaggaacaAGGAATGCCGCCAGAGCCTGGGGCAACAGCTGAATGTCCAGGGGCAGAAACAGAGCTGCATCATCGAGCAGCTAAAGCAGACGTTGGCCGAGCGAGAAGCTCGGGTGAGAGAGCTGGAAGAGAAGGTCGGGCAGCTCCCGTTGCAG CATCATCTCCATCGACGGGAGGAAGGCAGATCAGATTCCGCTTCTTCGCTGTCTGCAGAATCTTTGGAAGAGGAGCACCGAACGTCAGCGTCCAGGAAGGAAGATCACATTGGAAGGAACACCTCTGTGAG AATCGTGTCTCACATGGGGCACACCCTGGTGGATTCTGCTGCAACTTCGTCTTCGGCCACTGTCTCTCCTGTCAG GCCTCTTGAGCTTGATAACTCAGACGTGAAAGCCATGACAGTCCAAATCACGGAGTACAGAGCTCTCTGTCAAGCTGCCGAAGCGGAGCGGGACAGGCTGGTCGAAATGGTGGGCGTCCTGCAGAAGAG GGTGGATGAAAGCTGCACGAAGGTCTGGGAGGCCGAGAAGAAGCTTCAAGAGCAGCAGCGCAAGACCGTCGCTCTCGAGCAGCAGCTGGAGACGCTGAAAACGGACGCTGGGAAGCACAGCAGGGCCCCAAAGCCCCCCTCCAAGGGCAAAGCAG GTCAGCCCTCAGGCAGCACCAGACTCAGCTGGAGTACGAATGAGAAGCAAGATCCTCTACCTGCTGAACTCTCGGAAGTCCCACCGGAGTCCCAAATAGAAGACCTGTCCACAAG ACTCACAGTCCAACTGGACGAGAACGCTGGCTTGAAGGCTGCCTTGGAGAACCTGAGGAAGATCAAAGAGGAGGACTTCCGGGCGTACCAGGAGACCATGGGCCAGATCAAAGAGATCTTCCTCCAGGCCCTCCGGCAGCACAAGCAGGAGAAGAGTTAA